The Rhododendron vialii isolate Sample 1 chromosome 5a, ASM3025357v1 genome contains a region encoding:
- the LOC131327345 gene encoding DNA excision repair protein ERCC-1 isoform X1, whose protein sequence is MEDEDGDREGAEEDRRQYQSEKKSSSSFVIEIPSYQQVIKPTQSQPTPSLFTPSPSFSQAFNFIKNSEFYSPPPPPAPPSTAAPQPSHTSAAAAASSSSRPLGNEQGVPSSSSSAVASSLTTTQIANNRNAILVSHRQKGNPLLKHIRNVRWAFADVVCDYTLGQSTCALYLSLRYHLLHPDYLYYRIRELPKNFKLRVVLCHVDVEDVVKPLLEVTKTALLHDCTLLCGWSLEECGRYLETIKVYENKPADIIQGQMDSDYLSRLNHALTTVRHVNKTDVVTLGSTFGTLSNIMDASMEDLARCPGIGERKVKRLYDTFHEPFKRVVPKHLSIPGTSTHNNFEPCPASEENEGEKEEDAKKRTKKEPETTIKSALSAAFAKYSDKIGKKNNNSVQEKIEESSSAVEEQG, encoded by the exons atggaggacGAAGACGGCGATCGAGAAGGAGCTGAAGAGGATCGTCGCCAATATCAATCGGAGAAGAAGAGTTCGAGTTCGTTCGTAATAGAGATACCATCGTACCAACAAGTCATCAAGCCCACGCAATCCCAAcccactccctctctcttcaCCCCTTCCCCTTCCTTCTCCCAAGCCTTCAATTTCATCAAGAACTCCGAATTCTactcccctcctcctcctcccgcTCCGCCGTCCACCGCCGCCCCGCAACCCTCTCACActtccgccgccgccgccgcctcctctTCTTCTAG GCCGTTAGGGAACGAGCAGGGGGTCCCGTCTTCATCTTCGTCTGCTGTTGCCTCATCGTTAACGACTACGCAAATTGCTAATAACCGTAATGCTATTCTTGTTAGTCATAGACAG AAGGGAAATCCACTGCTAAAACATATTAGGAATGTGAGGTGGGCTTTTGCAGATGTTGTTTGTGACTACACGTTGGGGCAGAGTACATGTGCTCTTTATCTGAG TCTTAGGTATCATCTACTTCATCCAGATTACCTCTATTATCGAATAAGGGAATTGCCGAAGAACTTCAAGCTTCGCGTTGTTTTGTGCCATGTTGATGTT GAGGATGTGGTGAAGCCTTTGCTTGAAGTTACGAAAACAGCGCTACTTCATGATTGTACCCTTTTATGTGGCTGGAG CTTGGAGGAGTGTGGTCGCTACTTGGAAACTATAAAAGTCTATGAAAACAAGCCGGCAGACATTATCCAGGGGCAAATGGATTCTGACTACTTATCACGG TTAAATCATGCACTGACAACTGTTCGGCATGTTAACAAGACTGATGTGGTCACCCTCGGATCCACGTTCGGG ACTCTTTCTAATATTATGGATGCATCCATGGAAGATCTAGCTCGTTGCCCTGGCATTGGAGAGCGCAAG GTAAAGCGCTTATACGATACATTTCATGAACCCTTCAAGCGTGTAGTTCCCAAGCATCTTTCCATCCCAGGAACCTCTACGCATAACAATTTTGAACCTTGCCCAGCCAGTGAAGAAAATGAAGGTGAGAAAGAGGAAGACGCAAAGAAGCGTACAAAGAAAGAACCCGAAACAACCATTAAATCAGCCCTATCAGCTGCTTTTGCCAAGTATTCAGATAAAATCGGTAAAAAGAACAATAATTCAGTACAGGAGAAGATTGAAGAATCCAGTAGCGCTGTGGAAGAACAAGGGTAG
- the LOC131327345 gene encoding DNA excision repair protein ERCC-1 isoform X2, which yields MEDEDGDREGAEEDRRQYQSEKKSSSSFVIEIPSYQQVIKPTQSQPTPSLFTPSPSFSQAFNFIKNSEFYSPPPPPAPPSTAAPQPSHTSAAAAASSSSRPLGNEQGVPSSSSSAVASSLTTTQIANNRNAILVSHRQKGNPLLKHIRNVRWAFADVVCDYTLGQSTCALYLSLRYHLLHPDYLYYRIRELPKNFKLRVVLCHVDVEDVVKPLLEVTKTALLHDCTLLCGWSLEECGRYLETIKVYENKPADIIQGQMDSDYLSRLNHALTTVRHVNKTDVVTLGSTFGTLSNIMDASMEDLARCPGIGERKEPWDGVMDLGDLSTLDVLMTKQLV from the exons atggaggacGAAGACGGCGATCGAGAAGGAGCTGAAGAGGATCGTCGCCAATATCAATCGGAGAAGAAGAGTTCGAGTTCGTTCGTAATAGAGATACCATCGTACCAACAAGTCATCAAGCCCACGCAATCCCAAcccactccctctctcttcaCCCCTTCCCCTTCCTTCTCCCAAGCCTTCAATTTCATCAAGAACTCCGAATTCTactcccctcctcctcctcccgcTCCGCCGTCCACCGCCGCCCCGCAACCCTCTCACActtccgccgccgccgccgcctcctctTCTTCTAG GCCGTTAGGGAACGAGCAGGGGGTCCCGTCTTCATCTTCGTCTGCTGTTGCCTCATCGTTAACGACTACGCAAATTGCTAATAACCGTAATGCTATTCTTGTTAGTCATAGACAG AAGGGAAATCCACTGCTAAAACATATTAGGAATGTGAGGTGGGCTTTTGCAGATGTTGTTTGTGACTACACGTTGGGGCAGAGTACATGTGCTCTTTATCTGAG TCTTAGGTATCATCTACTTCATCCAGATTACCTCTATTATCGAATAAGGGAATTGCCGAAGAACTTCAAGCTTCGCGTTGTTTTGTGCCATGTTGATGTT GAGGATGTGGTGAAGCCTTTGCTTGAAGTTACGAAAACAGCGCTACTTCATGATTGTACCCTTTTATGTGGCTGGAG CTTGGAGGAGTGTGGTCGCTACTTGGAAACTATAAAAGTCTATGAAAACAAGCCGGCAGACATTATCCAGGGGCAAATGGATTCTGACTACTTATCACGG TTAAATCATGCACTGACAACTGTTCGGCATGTTAACAAGACTGATGTGGTCACCCTCGGATCCACGTTCGGG ACTCTTTCTAATATTATGGATGCATCCATGGAAGATCTAGCTCGTTGCCCTGGCATTGGAGAGCGCAAG GAACCTTGGGATGGAGTGATGGACCTAGGAGACTTATCCACATTAGATGTTTTGATGACTAAACAACTGGTTTGA